A window of the Equus asinus isolate D_3611 breed Donkey chromosome 20, EquAss-T2T_v2, whole genome shotgun sequence genome harbors these coding sequences:
- the PRAM1 gene encoding PML-RARA-regulated adapter molecule 1 isoform X2, whose product MGSHQDFRSLQAKFQASQPGTSEQPQKPPKPEVNKLLKKFPLPELNEHPKKPQPEFSAVPRTPPQPEFAGLPKKPPQPEFADLPKKPLQPDFAGLPKKPPQPEFTDLPRKPLQPDFADLPKKPLQPEFADLSRKPPQPEFAGLPKKPLQPDVTDLPKKAPQPEVVDLSRKPPQPEFTDLPKKPSKPESSELSKKFPQLEATLFPRKAPQPAAGEAPQKALQLEPSALAQKPPQPELSNPARPPSEPKFSAFPRKVRQPEPNEATPKPSQPEFNANLRKPPQLQVGGLPKKSLLQAEFSEVPQAPPWKPESSEPHPHSSQPDLSALPKKPPQPQLSDLPKKPPQPEFGDLSRTSSEPEVSALPKRPRQSDFKLLSKKRPQPEHGGLPRTSSEPEFSLLPRNFLQVECRGPPRKFSQPETSALLKKRPQPEFFGDLPRKPLLPGSVSESSLPTAVAGGRPRFPLSPGFGARQQRPGALTPSGGSRLSLKPRRRPLPSVRSLGPPPAKPPLPPGPRDVQSFQRPSAAATAPRRSPSSAGTLFQARQPADLLQAPDEIYEVYDDVESADDSSPSHKDRDEVPSTQQSPRRPPQDPELRKEKGPQEQQMPAMDPKVLKQIRKAEKAEREFRKKFKFEGEIVIQTRMMIDPNAKTRRGGGKHLGIRRGEILEVIEFTNKDEMLCRDTKGKYGYVPRTALLPLETEVYDDVDFWDPLESQPLPRGR is encoded by the exons ATG GGGAGCCATCAGGACTTCCGGAGCCTTCAAGCAAAGTTCCAGGCCTCTCAGCCTGGGACCAGCGAACAACCCCAAAAACCCCCAAAGCCCGAGGTCAACAAACTCCTCAAGAAGTTTCCGCTGCCTGAACTAAACGAGCACCCCAAGAAGCCACAGCCCGAGTTCAGTGCAGTGCCCAGGACACCCCCGCAGCCTGAGTTCGCTGGTCTCCCCAAGAAACCCCCACAGCCTGAGTTCGCTGATCTCCCCAAGAAGCCCCTGCAGCCTGATTTCGCTGGTCTCCCCAAGAAGCCCCCGCAGCCTGAGTTCACTGATCTCCCCAGAAAGCCTCTGCAGCCTGATTTTGCTGATCTCCCCAAGAAGCCCCTGCAGCCTGAGTTCGCTGATCTCTCCAGAAAGCCCCCGCAGCCTGAGTTTGCTGGTCTCCCCAAGAAGCCCCTGCAGCCTGATGTCACTGATCTGCCCAAGAAGGCCCCACAGCCTGAGGTCGTTGATCTCTCGAGAAAGCCCCCGCAGCCTGAGTTCACTGATCTGCCCAAGAAGCCCTCCAAACCTGAGTCCAGTGAACTCTCCAAAAAGTTCCCACAGCTCGAGGCCACTCTGTTCCCCAGGAAGGCCCCACAGCCGGCAGCCGGTGAGGCCCCTCAGAAGGCCTTGCAGCTGGAGCCCAGCGCTCTTGCCCAGAAGCCTCCACAGCCTGAGCTCAGCAACCCTGCCAGGCCTCCCTCAGAACCCAAATTCAGTGCGTTCCCCAGGAAGGTACGGCAGCCTGAGCCCAATGAGGCCACCCCGAAGCCCTCCCAGCCCGAGTTCAATGCAAACCTCAGAAAGCCCCCACAGCTGCAGGTCGGCGGCCTCCCTAAGAAGTCCCTGCTGCAGGCTGAGTTCAGCGAGGTCCCTCAGGCGCCCCCCTGGAAGCCTGAGTCCAGtgagccccacccccactcctcgCAGCCCGACCTCAGTGCCCTTCCCAAGAAGCCCCCGCAGCCTCAGCTGAGTGACCTCCCCAAGAAGCCCCCGCAGCCTGAGTTTGGTGACCTCTCCAGGACGTCCTCGGAGCCCGAGGTCAGTGCGCTTCCCAAGAGGCCGCGGCAGTCGGATTTCAAACTGCTCTCTAAGAAGCGCCCCCAGCCCGAGCACGGCGGCCTCCCCAGAACGTCCTCGGAGCCCGAGTTCAGCCTGCTCCCCAGGAATTTTCTGCAGGTCGAGTGCCGGGGGCCGCCCCGCAAGTTCTCGCAGCCCGAGACCAGCGCTTTGCTCAAGAAGCGCCCGCAGCCTGAGTTCTTCGGGGATCTCCCTAGGAAGCCCCTGCTCCCTGGCTCCGTGTCCGAGAGCTCACTGCCCACTGCTGTGGCGGGTGGCAGACCCAGGTTCCCGCTCAGCCCGGGGTTCGGAGCCAGGCAGCAGAGACCAGGGGCGCTCACTCCCAGTGGAGGGTCAAGGCTGAGCCTCAAACCCCGGCGGAGGCCTCTGCCCTCGGTCAGGAGCCTGGGACCCCCTCCGGCCAAGCCCCCGctgcccccaggccccagggatGTCCAGAGCTTTCAGAGGCCCTCGGCAGCGGCCACAG CTCCACGGAGGAGCCCCTCTTCTGCCGGAACCCTTTTCCAGGCCCGCCAGCCTGCAGACCTCCTGCA GGCCCCGGACGAGATCTACGAGGTGTACGACGACGTGGAGTCCGCAGAcgactccagccccagccacaaGGACAGAG ATGAAGTGCCATCTACCCAGCAGTCCCCCAGGAGGCCACCCCAAGACCCAGAGCTCAG GAAGGAGAAGGGCCCCCAGGAACAGCAGATGCCAGCCATGGACCCGAAGGTCCTGAAGCAGATCCGGAAGGCGGAGAAGGCTGAGCGGGAGTTCCGGAAGAAGTTCAAG tttGAAGGGGAGATTGTGATTCAGACGAGGATGATGATCGACCCCAATGCCAAGACCCGTCGTGGGGGCGGCAAGCACCTGGGGATCCGGCGTGGGGAGATCCTGGAGGTGATCGAGTTCACCAACAAGGACGAGATGCTATGCCGGGACACCAAGGGCAAGT ATGGCTACGTGCCCAGGACAGCTCTACTGCCCCT GGAAACGGAAGTATATGACGACGTGGACTTCTGGG ACCCTCTGGAAAGCCAACCACTCCCCCGGGGACGATAA
- the PRAM1 gene encoding PML-RARA-regulated adapter molecule 1 isoform X1, with protein sequence MLGRKGSHQDFRSLQAKFQASQPGTSEQPQKPPKPEVNKLLKKFPLPELNEHPKKPQPEFSAVPRTPPQPEFAGLPKKPPQPEFADLPKKPLQPDFAGLPKKPPQPEFTDLPRKPLQPDFADLPKKPLQPEFADLSRKPPQPEFAGLPKKPLQPDVTDLPKKAPQPEVVDLSRKPPQPEFTDLPKKPSKPESSELSKKFPQLEATLFPRKAPQPAAGEAPQKALQLEPSALAQKPPQPELSNPARPPSEPKFSAFPRKVRQPEPNEATPKPSQPEFNANLRKPPQLQVGGLPKKSLLQAEFSEVPQAPPWKPESSEPHPHSSQPDLSALPKKPPQPQLSDLPKKPPQPEFGDLSRTSSEPEVSALPKRPRQSDFKLLSKKRPQPEHGGLPRTSSEPEFSLLPRNFLQVECRGPPRKFSQPETSALLKKRPQPEFFGDLPRKPLLPGSVSESSLPTAVAGGRPRFPLSPGFGARQQRPGALTPSGGSRLSLKPRRRPLPSVRSLGPPPAKPPLPPGPRDVQSFQRPSAAATAPRRSPSSAGTLFQARQPADLLQAPDEIYEVYDDVESADDSSPSHKDRDEVPSTQQSPRRPPQDPELRKEKGPQEQQMPAMDPKVLKQIRKAEKAEREFRKKFKFEGEIVIQTRMMIDPNAKTRRGGGKHLGIRRGEILEVIEFTNKDEMLCRDTKGKYGYVPRTALLPLETEVYDDVDFWDPLESQPLPRGR encoded by the exons ATGCTGGGAAGGAAG GGGAGCCATCAGGACTTCCGGAGCCTTCAAGCAAAGTTCCAGGCCTCTCAGCCTGGGACCAGCGAACAACCCCAAAAACCCCCAAAGCCCGAGGTCAACAAACTCCTCAAGAAGTTTCCGCTGCCTGAACTAAACGAGCACCCCAAGAAGCCACAGCCCGAGTTCAGTGCAGTGCCCAGGACACCCCCGCAGCCTGAGTTCGCTGGTCTCCCCAAGAAACCCCCACAGCCTGAGTTCGCTGATCTCCCCAAGAAGCCCCTGCAGCCTGATTTCGCTGGTCTCCCCAAGAAGCCCCCGCAGCCTGAGTTCACTGATCTCCCCAGAAAGCCTCTGCAGCCTGATTTTGCTGATCTCCCCAAGAAGCCCCTGCAGCCTGAGTTCGCTGATCTCTCCAGAAAGCCCCCGCAGCCTGAGTTTGCTGGTCTCCCCAAGAAGCCCCTGCAGCCTGATGTCACTGATCTGCCCAAGAAGGCCCCACAGCCTGAGGTCGTTGATCTCTCGAGAAAGCCCCCGCAGCCTGAGTTCACTGATCTGCCCAAGAAGCCCTCCAAACCTGAGTCCAGTGAACTCTCCAAAAAGTTCCCACAGCTCGAGGCCACTCTGTTCCCCAGGAAGGCCCCACAGCCGGCAGCCGGTGAGGCCCCTCAGAAGGCCTTGCAGCTGGAGCCCAGCGCTCTTGCCCAGAAGCCTCCACAGCCTGAGCTCAGCAACCCTGCCAGGCCTCCCTCAGAACCCAAATTCAGTGCGTTCCCCAGGAAGGTACGGCAGCCTGAGCCCAATGAGGCCACCCCGAAGCCCTCCCAGCCCGAGTTCAATGCAAACCTCAGAAAGCCCCCACAGCTGCAGGTCGGCGGCCTCCCTAAGAAGTCCCTGCTGCAGGCTGAGTTCAGCGAGGTCCCTCAGGCGCCCCCCTGGAAGCCTGAGTCCAGtgagccccacccccactcctcgCAGCCCGACCTCAGTGCCCTTCCCAAGAAGCCCCCGCAGCCTCAGCTGAGTGACCTCCCCAAGAAGCCCCCGCAGCCTGAGTTTGGTGACCTCTCCAGGACGTCCTCGGAGCCCGAGGTCAGTGCGCTTCCCAAGAGGCCGCGGCAGTCGGATTTCAAACTGCTCTCTAAGAAGCGCCCCCAGCCCGAGCACGGCGGCCTCCCCAGAACGTCCTCGGAGCCCGAGTTCAGCCTGCTCCCCAGGAATTTTCTGCAGGTCGAGTGCCGGGGGCCGCCCCGCAAGTTCTCGCAGCCCGAGACCAGCGCTTTGCTCAAGAAGCGCCCGCAGCCTGAGTTCTTCGGGGATCTCCCTAGGAAGCCCCTGCTCCCTGGCTCCGTGTCCGAGAGCTCACTGCCCACTGCTGTGGCGGGTGGCAGACCCAGGTTCCCGCTCAGCCCGGGGTTCGGAGCCAGGCAGCAGAGACCAGGGGCGCTCACTCCCAGTGGAGGGTCAAGGCTGAGCCTCAAACCCCGGCGGAGGCCTCTGCCCTCGGTCAGGAGCCTGGGACCCCCTCCGGCCAAGCCCCCGctgcccccaggccccagggatGTCCAGAGCTTTCAGAGGCCCTCGGCAGCGGCCACAG CTCCACGGAGGAGCCCCTCTTCTGCCGGAACCCTTTTCCAGGCCCGCCAGCCTGCAGACCTCCTGCA GGCCCCGGACGAGATCTACGAGGTGTACGACGACGTGGAGTCCGCAGAcgactccagccccagccacaaGGACAGAG ATGAAGTGCCATCTACCCAGCAGTCCCCCAGGAGGCCACCCCAAGACCCAGAGCTCAG GAAGGAGAAGGGCCCCCAGGAACAGCAGATGCCAGCCATGGACCCGAAGGTCCTGAAGCAGATCCGGAAGGCGGAGAAGGCTGAGCGGGAGTTCCGGAAGAAGTTCAAG tttGAAGGGGAGATTGTGATTCAGACGAGGATGATGATCGACCCCAATGCCAAGACCCGTCGTGGGGGCGGCAAGCACCTGGGGATCCGGCGTGGGGAGATCCTGGAGGTGATCGAGTTCACCAACAAGGACGAGATGCTATGCCGGGACACCAAGGGCAAGT ATGGCTACGTGCCCAGGACAGCTCTACTGCCCCT GGAAACGGAAGTATATGACGACGTGGACTTCTGGG ACCCTCTGGAAAGCCAACCACTCCCCCGGGGACGATAA
- the ZNF414 gene encoding zinc finger protein 414, protein MEEEPSGPSADMPATAEPGSSETDKEVLSPVVAAAAIPSSMGEEPGPERAATPPMWDRGAPGGTQQGASPAPDSGQPGPGPSLGPTSIVSGTSEDLRPPRRRPPPGKQIPCSSPGCCLSFPSVRDLAQHLRTHCPPTQSLEGKLFRCSALSCTETFPSMQELVAHGKLHYKPNRYFKCENCLLRFRTHRSLFKHLHVCAEHAQSPAPPPPPALDKEPPAPERPPESDPASAPGLQFPLLEPFTTPAPAPAGPFLPFLSPAPFGLSPPRLRPFLAAAPGPPTSSAAVWKKSQGTGGSPRRPQGGSDAPSGHAAPSRIVWEHTRGRYSCMQCAFSTASRPAMTLHLEDHRPVAPAGPAPGPPRPAAPPDPAPLAPKVSPLLSEGDCQVFSPL, encoded by the exons ATG GAGGAGGAACCCTCGGGGCCCAGCGCGGACATGCCAGCCACTGCAGAGCCCGGCTCCAGTGAGACCGACAAGGAGGTGCTGTCCCCAGTTGTGGCTGCTGCAGCCATCCCCTCTTCCATGGGGgaggagcctggccctgagcgGGCAGCCACACCCCCGATGTGGGACCGGGGAGCACCTGGAGGGACCCAGCAGGgtgcctccccagccccagacaGTGGCCAGCCTGGCCCTGGACCCAGCCTTGGCCCGACCAGCATAGTCTCCGGGACCAGTGAGGACCTGCGGCCTCCCAGGCGACGCCCGCCTCCAG GGAAGCAGATTCCCTGCTCCAGCCCTGgctgctgcctcagtttccccagcgtTCGCGACCTGGCACAACATCTGCGGACCCATTGCCCACCCACACAGTCCCTGGAAG GCAAGCTCTTCCGATGTTCCGCCCTGAGTTGCACCGAGACCTTCCCCAGCATGCAGGAACTGGTGGCACACGGCAAGCTGCACTACAAGCCCAATCGCTACTTCAA GTGTGAGAACTGCCTGCTGCGCTTCCGCACGCACCGCTCGCTCTTCAAGCACCTGCATGTTTGCGCCGAGCATGCGCAGAGCccagccccgccgccgcccccagCCCTCGACAAGGAGCCGCCGGCGCCCGAGCGCCCCCCGGAGTCCGACCCCGCGTCGGCACCGGGCCTGCAGTTCCCGCTGCTCGAGCCCTTCACgacccccgcccctgcccccgccgGGCCCTTCCTGCCCTTCTTGAGCCCCGCGCCCTTTGGCCTCAGCCCCCCGCGCCTGCGCCCCTTCCTAGCTGCCGCGCCCGGGCCGCCCACCTCCAGCGCCGCCGTCTGGAAAAAGAGCCAAG GTACAGGCGGCAGCCCGCGAAGACCCCAGGGCGGCTCCGACGCGCCCTCAG GGCACGCGGCCCCGAGCCGCATCGTGTGGGAGCACACGCGCGGCCGCTACTCGTGCATGCAGTGCGCTTTCTCCACGGCGTCGCGGCCCGCCATGACGCTGCACCTGGAGGACCACCGCCCCGTCGCCCCCGCGGGCCCCGCGCCCGGGCCGCCGCGCCCCGCCGCGCCGCCGG aCCCGGCCCCGCTGGCACCCAAAGTGTCGCCGCTGCTGTCAGAGGGGGACTGTCAGGTTTTCTCGCCGCTCTGA